TGACGACGGCTTCCGTATAGAAGGCTCGCAGGTCCTCGCAGGCGAGCTTGAGCAGGGTGGCGGGGGACATGCCGGGCCGGGGGTTCTCCTCGGGCTGCCCGGCGAGGTATGAGACGATGTGCCGGGCCGCCTGTTCCGGTTTCAGGCCACTCACCCCCACCGTGGAGCGGCCGCGCTTCTCTCTTCCCAGGTCGTACCACTTCCCCAGCATGCGCATTTCGCCGAGCAGGGCGGTCAGGTGGCCGGTGGGGTCGTCCAGGGGCTGGGGCCTGGGGCGCAGGTCCACGGGGCAGGCCCACCCGCTCGCATCACTGCCGGAGCCCGGGGCGTCTTCGTCGTAACTCTCCAGGACGGGCCCGGAACCGGCCTCCAGGAGGATAAGCGCCCGCCGGAGCACCCTTCGTTGAAAACCCGGATCGTTCGGCACCCCAAAGGGGCGCCCGAAGTCAAAGGAAACCCATAGCGCCCGGGGAGGGCAGATCTTCTCCGTGTGTGGCCGAACCAGGCTGATCTGCGTGGTGGGGATACCGCTGCCCTCGAGGTAATGTGCCAGCCCGCCCACGGCGCGCGTGCAGTTGGGTCAGACGGGACAGAGGATGACGCCATTCACGCCGTCCTTCTTCAGGAGGTCCGCCAGCTCGCGCGCGGAGGCCTCCATCCGCTCGGGCGGGGTCGCCCCCATGAACGAATAATGGAAGTCGGCCGCGGAGCCCACCTCGCCGCGGCCCTCGAGCTCCATCAGGCGGTCGATGGGAAACACCACGTTCACGTCCTGCTGGTACCCGGACCGATCGAAGTTGCTCGATATATGGCTCATTTGAAGTTGCCCGGAAGGCGAAGTCCGGGGGATGATGCGGTAGTCGCCCGAACCGGGAGCGAAGGTGGGCTCGCCGGGAAGGTGCAGGCCCGCCGTGGAAACGATGGCGATTCGCCTTTGGGAAAGGGGAGGGCCCGTCATCCAGGGCCTGCCCGCGAAAACGGGCATGTCCAGGCTCTGCAGATGGGCGATTTCCGCCTCGCTCAGGTCACCGAACCGGGCCATCGTCTCTCCTTGTCAAAAGCCGCCGCTAGGGAGGTGAAGATTAAGGGAACGAGAGAAGGGGCGCAAAGGGCTCCTGCTCTCTCGCGGCATTTCAGACCTCCTCCTCCCGGGCGTAGGCGACCGCCAGGGCGAGGCCGAACACCAGGTGCGCGATGAGGGAGGTCAGCAGCCCCCGGATCGCGGCCGGCCGGTTCCAGAAGAAGCCCAGAGGCCCCACCAGGCCGCCCACGACCTGGGCCGCCACCGTGGTGACGACCCCCACGCAAACTCCCTTCATCCATGGGTTTTCGCCCGGCACCCACTCCCGCCACCGGGCATACATCAGGCCGAGGATCGCCCCGTTGGCGTAGTGCGCCGCCAGCCCCATCCAATACGTGGTCTTCCCGAGCGAGAACGCCATCAATCTGGCCGGATCGGAGGGGGGCAGGTGAATGGCGACGAGCCAGTAGGCACATACAGACATGATGTAGGTGGCGATCAGGCCCGAAACGGTGGCGCGCCAATAGTTAGGCCGTTCCATGGACGACTCCTCCCTTTTTCCGCGAATTTCCACAAAACGGACGGATGATCCAACGTCCAAGAACAGCGCGGAGCCGACTTTTATTTCGCCTGAATCGCCTGAAGCGCGCACGAATTTTTCGGCGAATTCTTCGGAAGTGGTTGGTTCAATGGGGCGAGGCATTGCTGAAGCATCCGCCTCGCCCGCCACAGGCGGCTCATCACCGTCCCCAGAGGGCATCCCTCGATTTTTGCGATCTCCTTGTAGGAGAAGCCCTCCACCTCGGAGAGGATCAGGATCTGGCGGAATTTTCCCGGGAGCCGATTCAGGGCCTGATCGAGCTGCTCGAAGGTCAGCTTGCGGATGACCTCGGCCTCGGGGCCTTTCCCCGCCGAATGGAAGCTCTCCAGCCCGAATTCTTGCAAGGCTCCCTCGGCATCCACCAGGTCCTCGTGAGGCGGAAGCTTGGACCGGTGGCGGTACTGGTTGATGTAGGTGTTGCGCAGAATCCGGAAGAGCCAGGCCCGGCAGTTGCTCCCCGGCTCGAACTGATGGAAGAAGCGCAGCGCCTTGAGGTAGACCTCCTGGACCAAGTCATCGGCTTCAACGGGATCGCGGGCAAGCCGCAGGGCGCCCCGGTAGACGGAATCCAGATGCCGGAGGGCTTCTTCCTCGAAACAGCGCCGGTCCGAGATCAGCATGGCTCCCCTCGATGCGGATAGGTGCTGCATGCCCATGTTTTGTGCCCATGCTTCCGGGTCATTCATCCGGGAAGCACGGCCGCCCCTTCGTCCGGCTTAGGGGCGGCCGCGGCTTGACCGGCCGCTTTTCCGTTGACGCTATAGAAGGCGCCGCCGCCTCCGGTTCCTCCCCACGAGAGGCTCAGCCGGCATGTCACCTGAAGCAGCAGGCGATCTTCCGCGAGACGGACTCCCCCGGCGCCCGCGTGAGGGCCGCGTAGGAAAGCCCCATGACGCCGCCGAAGATCAGGTGCCAGACGAGGCTCGGGATGGTGGCCGCGACCGCCGCGGCCGTCCACTGGAGGCCCATCCCCATCATGAGGGGCATCATGGTCAGGGGGCCCAGGAACCACCAGGCGAACCCGTAGACGAGCCCCCACAGGGTCGAGGGGATGAAGCCGCCGGCGAGCCGGGAGAAGAGAACCCCGAAGCTCACCCCGATCGCCCAGCTGATCATCAGGTGGATGATCAACCCGAGGAAGGAGGAGCTCCCGCCCATCATCGATGCGATCATCGCGAGGGCGCCTTGGCTCGCCATCCAGAGCCCGAACGCGATGCCCCCGAACAGCCCCGCGATCCCTCCGGCGAGGCCTTGCTCGACGAATCCTTTATCCAGCTTTTTCCACGACGCGGTCGTGATCATGTTTTCCTCACAAAAAGGTGGAACCTTGACCCCGAAGCGCCCGTCACTTGGGCGCGCAGGGGTTCTTGGGCTGCGGGGCGCACGGGTTCACGGGCTTGGGCGCGCAGGGGTTCTTGGGCTGGGCGGCGCACGGGTTTCCCTGCTGGACGGCGCACGGGTTCGCCGGCTTCCCCCCGCTGGGCGCGGGCGCCGAGCTTGCCGCGAACGCAACGCTGATTCCCCCGAGCGCGAGCAAGGCCAGGGGCAGAACGATCTTCTGGAACATATCTTTCTCCTCGATCCGAAGTGATTTCTCCGGCCCGGAATCCGCGGGCCGCGGTCCTGGCCGCTTTCACCCACCTTTGACCCGGCGCTGGGGGAAACGATTCAGGAAAAGAAAAAGAGGGGGAATTCCGAGGGAATGAGTGCCTATCCGTGCTTTTTCTCGTCCAGTTCCTTGAGGGCGTGGAGGTATTCCGCCCGGAGGTTTTCCATCATCTCCCGGGCCGCTTCCTCCGGGATGGGGGTGGAAGGATCCCACCGGAGGATCTGAGAGGTCTTCTCGAGGGACTCCATGAATTTTCGGCAGGCGGAGCATACCTCCAGGTGGGAGCGGAGCTTTTTCGTCATCTCGGGACCGAGTTCCTTGTCCAGGAACTGCGAGAGGAGGGGGGTGACCTCCCGGCAGGGGAGGACCCTCCCCCGCCCTGGCGTACCGAACATCCTCCTCAGCAGATACCTGAACATGGGCCGCTCCCCTTTGAAAACGACGTCATTTCCCGGCTTTCTTCAGGAACTCTTTCCGCACGTACATTCGCGCCCTGTGAAGGCGGCTCTTCACGGCCGATTCCGATATCTCCAGCATCTCCGCCACCTCGTGCGCGCTGTATTCTTCGCGGTCGCGCAGCAGAAGGACCGCGCGGTATTCTTCGGGGAGGCGGGCGATGATCCCCCCGAGTCTCCGGCTCTCCTCGCGGCGGATAGCCAGCTGTTCCGGATCCGGCATGCGCCCGCTCCACCGGTCCCACCAGCCGGGGGAAAGCTCTTCGAGGGTCTGGACATCCACCGTCTCACGGCGGGGGCCGCGCCTTTCGTTCAAGAATACGTTCATTGCGATCCGGTGGAGCCAGGTTTTCACCGCCGATTCCCCGCGGAACGAGGCCATCCCCCGGAACGCCCTGAGGAAGGTCTCCTGAACCAGGTCCAGGGCCTCGTCCGGATCGCCCGTCAGGCGCGCCAGGAGGTTGTAAAGCGGCCCTTGATTCTCCCGGACCAGGGACTCGAAAGCCTGGGTATCGCCCGCCCGCAGGCGCGAAAGAAGAGGGGCTTCCTGCGATTCTGCTGGCTCGCCCATTCGAGGCCCCCGATGCCCTTCCCCCGTCTCTTTTGATGCACGAAACGTGAAAAAGGTTCCGCCATTTTGGAAGGTGAGTTCACGAAGTTCCGGACAACCGTGCCTGCGGGGGCCTCACGCCCGCACCCGCCGTATCGCCGCCGCCGAGACGAGCCGCGTCGCGGCCATGAGGAGGAAGACCCAGAGCCAGCCGTTCGGGGCGAGCGAGAGCCACCCGAAGATCCAGGCCTGGGCCGCCGCATAGGCGTATCCGTGGAACGAGAGGAGGCCCGCCGCCGTCCCGGCGAGCCGCCGCCCCGCCAGGTCCACCGCCAGGGCGGGCACGGGCGCCAGGTTGATGGCGAACCCCCCCGTGATGAGGAAGAAGGCGGCCAGGGGCGCCGAGTGCGCCGGGCTCAGCGCCACCCCCGCGATGGCCGAGGCGCTGGCCAGGGAGGCCGCCACGATGACGGGGGATCGGTTGCCCTTGAAGATGCGGTCCGAGAGGAAGCCCCCGGCGAGGGGGCCCAGCATGAGCCCCACCGGGTAGGCGAAGGTCACGAGGGCCATGCCCTTGAGGTCGAAGCCCCCCATCTGGGCGTAGTAGACCGGCACCCAGGAAACCATGCCGTAGCGCGCCAGGGTGTCGAGTCCCCGCACGTGGCAGGCGATCTGGAAGCGCCAGTTCCCCAGGAGCAGGAGGTAGGCGCCGAGGCCGCGCCCGCCCGCCTCGGAGGCCTCCTCGGCGGCGCGCGAAACCTCGGAGGGCTCGGCGTACTCGGGGAACCCCGCCTCGGAGGGCCGGTCGCGGACGGCGGGGTAGAAGAGCACCCCCGCCAGCGCGAGGGCCAGGGGCGGCCAGCGCAGGGCGGCCCGCCAGCCCCAGGCCGAGGCCACCCAGGGCGCCACCATCCAGACCATGAGGAGGGCCGTCCCCGCGGCGGCGCTCGCCGCGCCGATGGCGCGCCCGCGCTCCTGCCGGGGCCACCACTGGGTGATGAGGCCCAGGCCGGGGGACCAGGCGGCCGAGCTCATGAAGCCGGCCGCGGCCCATAGGGCGAATAGGCCCGCGACCGTCCCGGCGTAGCTGGCCAGGACGTTCAGCAGGGCCGTCCCCAGGGCCCCCAGGAGGATGACGCGGCGGAAGCCCGCGCGCTCGGCGATGCGCCCCCACGCCAATCCGCCCAGGGCGAAGCCCCAGAACATGCCCGAGTTGACCCAGCCCGTCTCGGCCTGGGTAACGGCCATGTCCTCGATGACGGCGGGCTGCACCAGGCTGAAGTTGAACCGCCCCAGGTAGTTGAAGGAGTAGAAGGCGAAGTAGGCGATGAGGACGCGCCACTTCCAGCGGTGGTAGGCGGGGGGGAGGTCGGCGTAGGCGACCTGCGCGGGGCTCACGCGCTCCCTACGCCTTCACCCGCCAGATGGCCGCCGCCGAGATGATCCGCGTCGCGGACATGGCGAGGAAGACCCACATCCAGCCGTTCGGGGCGGCCAGGGAGAGCCAGCCGAAGAGCCAGGCCTGCAGCGCCCCGTAGATGTAGCCGTGGGCGTCGAGGACACCCGCGGCGGTCCCGGCGAGGCGCCTCCCGGCCAAGTCCACGGCGAGGGCCTGGATGGGGGTCATATTCACGAAGAAGCCCCCCACCATGAGGAGGATCACCGCCAGCGGGATGCTCGACGCGGGGCTGAGGGCGATGCCCAGGGTGGCGGCCGCGCTGATGGCGGCGCTGATGACGATGACGGGGGTGCGGTTGCTGTGGAAGAAGCGGTCCGAGAGGATGCCCCCGGCGATGGGCCCGAAGAGGTAGCCGAGCGGGTAGGCGAAGGTGAGCCAGCCCATCTCCTGGAGGGTGAAGCCCCCCACCTGGGCGTAGTAGACGGGCGCCCAGGAGACGATGCCATAGCGCACCACGTTGTCGAGCCCCTTCACGTGGCAGGCGATGAAGAAGCGCCAGTTGCCCAGAAGGTGGAGGTAGGCGCGGAGGCCGTTCTCGCTCGCGCCGCCCGAGGCCTCGGCGTCGCGGGAGACCTGATCGGCTTCGCGGTACTCGGGCAGGCCCAGCTCGGCGGGCTTGTCGCGCACGCTGAGGTAGAAGAGGACGCCCGTCACCGTGAGCAGGAGCGGCGGGTAGCGCAGCGCCGCCCGCCAGCCCCAGTGGGCCGCCACCCAGGGCGTCACCGCCCAGACCACCAGCAGGGCGATCCCGGCCGAGGTCCCCACCCAGCCGATGGCCTTCCCGCGGTCGCGCCTCGGCCACCACTGGGCCACGATGCCCAGCCCCGGCCCCCATGCCGAGGCGTTCACGAAGCCCACGAGGGCCCAGGGGACGGCGAGGGAGGGGATGGTGTCCCCGAAGCTGGCCAGGACGTTGAAGACGCTGGTCCCCACCGCGCCCGCGAGGATGAGGTTGCGGAAGCCGATCTTCTCCCCGAGGCGCCCGTGCACGAGGTCGCCTAGGGCGAAGCCCCAGAACATCCAGGAGTTGATCCAGCCGGTGTCGGCCCGGGTGATGCCCAGGTCCTCGATGACGGCGGCCTGGACCAGGCTGAAGTTGAAGCGCCCGAGGTAGTTCGTGACGTAGAAGAGGCAGAAAGCCACGAGCACCCGCCACTTCCAGCGATGATAGAGGGCCGGGAGCTCCCCGTAGTCCACCTGCTGGCCCGGGAGGGGGGAGGCGGCGGGGGTGGTCATGCGTTCATTCCTCGCCCTCGGGGAATTCAAAATGCAGGGGCGCACGGCCGTGCGCCCCTACGGATCATATGCCGGAACGAATTGTTGCAAGGGCGTATGGCAATATGCCCCTACGGAACCACCGCGACGGCCATCCGTAGCGGCGGTTCGCGAACCGCCCCTACAAAAACGGACGCGCAAACATCCGCGATGGGATCGCAAAATGCCCTATTTCAGCAAATCCGACACGCCGGCCGAGGTGGCGAAGGCGGCGTCCCCCTCCTCGAAGCCCACGAAGTAGCTCTCGCAGGCCCTGAGGAGGAGGTCCTTCGTCATCTCGGGCGTCTTCTCCTCGAACTTGGCCAGGTCGATCAGGTGGTCGAGCAGGTCGCGGGGGTGGCAGGCGGTGAAGGGCCGCTTCCGCGCCTCGTAGACCTCCTTGATGAGGTCGTTGTAGACGTCCTCGCGGAATTCGATGCCCTTGCCCTTGCAGCTGCGCTCGAAGTTCTCGCGGAAGCCCTCTCGGTCCAGGGGCCCGATGAAGAGCTTGTGGCAGAGCCGGCGCATGAAGGCCTCGTCGAGGAGGTCCTTCGGGTTGATGTTCGTGCTGAAGATGACGAGCTGGTCGAAGGGCATCTGCACCTTGTTGCCCGTGTGGAGGGTGAGGAAGTCCACCCGGTTCTCGAGGGGCACGATCCAGCGGTTGAGGAGGTCGCGCGGCCGCACGAGCTGGCGCCCGAAGTCGTCCAGGATGAAGATGCCGTTGTTCGACTTCACGTGGGGCGGGGCCTCGTAGGTGCCCGAGTGCGGGTCCATCTGGAGTTCCATGGTCTGGAGCGTGAGCTCGCCGCCCACGACCACGACGGGGCGCTTGCAGCGCAGCCAGCGCTTGTCCTCGGGCTGGGGGCCCTCGTCCAGGCGGTGGACCGAGGGGTCGTAGAGCCGGACGACGAAGCCGTCCACCTCGATGGCCTTGGGGATGGCGATGGCCCCGCCGAGCAGGGAGGAGAGGGCCACCGCGATGGCGGTCTTCCCGTTCCCCGGGGGGCCGTAGAGGAAGATGGTGCGCCCCGAGTTCACGGCGGGCCCCAGCGGCTTGAAGAGCCGGTCGCTCACCACGAGGTGGGAGAGGGCCTTCCGGAGCGACTCGATGTTCACCTGCACGCCCAGCACCGTCTGCTTCTGGACCATCTTGACGTAGGTGGTCATGGGGACGGGGATGGCGCCCATGTAGCCGCTCAGGCGCATGTACTCGCGGGCGCGGTTGCGGCCCTCGCTCGTCATCACGTAGCGCCGGGTGGTCGAGGCGTAGCCGGCCGCGGAGGCCACCTCCATGCACTTGAGGTTGCGCCACTCCTCCAGCAGGTCGTTCGTGATCTTGACGGGGAGGCAGAGCTGCTCCGCCGCCTCGTTCACCGTGAAGGTGTCGAGGATGGCCACCGTCTTGAGGACGTGGGGCATGAGGAAGTCCGGGCGGATGCCCAGGTCCTCCACGCTGCGGGGCTCGCCCAGGCTGAGGGGGTCGTAGTCCCCGGCGGGGGCCTCCTTGCCGTCCTTGCCCGGGGGCGCCGCCTGGGGCTCCCGGGGCTTGAGGAGGCTCGGCGCCGCGGCCGGAGCGGATCCGGCGGGCGGGGCGGGAGCCGCCGGCGGGGCGGGCGCGGCGGTGGCGGCGGGCGCCTCGGGCTTCTTCTGCTCGGGGTCTTCGGCCGCGGTCTTGAGCCGGTCGAGGATGCTCATGCGCTTTCCTCCGCGAAACGGATGCGGGCGCCGTGCGGGGCCCGCTCCAGGAGGCCTAGGGTTGCCGGAATTGCACCAGATGATAGTTCTTTTTCCCCTTCCGCAAAAGGACGTATTTGCCGAAGAGGAGGTCATTCCGAGACAGCGCCGCGCCTTCTTCCCCGATGCGGCGGTTGTTCACGTAGACGCCCCCGCCCTGGATGTCCTTCCGCGCCATCCCCTTCGAGGAAGACAGCTGGGTCTCGACCAGGGCGTCCACCAGGGGAAGGGGGAGGGCGCCCCCGCGCTCCGTCCGGGGCATCTCCTCGGCGGCGGCCAGGAGGTCCCCCTCCCGGATGCCCTCGAGCTCCCCGCCGAAGAGGATCATGGACGCCTTCGCGGCGCTCCGGGCGGCTTCCTCTCCATGCGCCAGCGAGGTCATCTCGCGCGCGAGGCGCCGCTGGCCCTCGCGCTTCTCGGGCGCGGCCAGGTGGACGTGCTCGATCTCCTCGATCTCCTCAACGGACATGAAGGAGAAATACTTGAGGAAGCGGCCCACATCCGGGTCCGCCGTCTGCATCCAGTACTGGTAGAAGCGGTAGGGGCTGGTGCGGGCCGGGTCGAGCCAGACGTTCCCCGCCTCGGTCTTCCCGAACTTGCGGCCGTCCGAGGTGGTGATGAGGGGGAAGGTGAGGCCGAAGGCGGGCTTCCCCCGCACCCGGCGGATGAGCTCGATGCCGGCCGTGATGTTCCCCCACTGGTCCGAGCCCCCGATCTGGAGGGCGCAGCCCTCGGCGTCGTGGAGGTGGAGGAAGTCGCAGGCCTGGAGGAGCATGTAGCTGAACTCGGTGTAGGAGATGCCCGCCCCCGCGACGCGCGCCTTGACCGACTCCTTCGCCTCCATATAGGCCACGGTGAAGTGCTTGCCCACGTCCCGCAGGAAGTCCACGAGGCTCATCCGCGCCAGCCAGTCGGCGTTGTTGACGAGCTTGGCTCTGCCCGCGCCGAAGTCGAGGAAGCGCCCGAGCTGGGCCCGGATGCCCTCGACGTTCCGCTCCAGCGCCGCGCGGCCGAGGAGGTTGCGCTCCTCGCTCTTGCCCGAGGGGTCGCCGATCATTCCCGTCGCTCCCCCCACCAGGGCGATGGGGCGGTGGCCCGCCCGCTGGAAGCGCATGAGGCCCGCGATGGGCATGAGGCTCCCGACGTGGAGGCTGTCCGAGGTGGGGTCGAAGCCGCAGTAGAGGGTCATCCCCCCGGCCTCGAGCGCCTGGCGGAACTCGGGCTGGTCCGTGAAGTCGTGCACCAGGCCCCGCGCCTGGAGGTCTTGAAGGAAGGTCATCGAATCTTCCCCGTCTGACGGTCTCGTCTGCAGGGCGGGTTTGAAACCCGCCCCTGCACACCCATTTCGCGCCGCGTGGTCGGTAGGGGCGAGGCATGCCTCGCCCCTACAACGACCGTCGCCGCGCCGCCTGATCCGTAGGGGCGGTTCGCGAACCGCCCCTACAACAAAACCGTACCCTGCCGCCCGATCTGCAGGGGCGCATGGCCATACGCCCCTGCAAAATAATGTCCGACATATATATCAGGGGAAGGGGAATCGCCCAACAGGATGGGGTCGAGTCAGCCGTAGGGGCAGGCCCCCGTGCCTGCCCCCCTTCCCCAACCGGGGCGGCCACGGGGGACCGCCCCTACGGGTGCTATAATGGGCGAAGGCCGCATTTTCACACACAAGGAGCCCTCCCTTGCACCTAGACGCCAAGGACGCCGCCCGGGCCGTAGAAGTCCAGGGCGTGACGCTCCACCTGAGCCAGCCCACCGACCCCAGCCAGGAGTGGATCGGCCAGCGGGAGGTCCTCCGCCAGCTCCAGGCCTGCTGGCTCGTGGTGGCCGAGGAGGATTTGCCCCTGGCCCCCCGCATCGTGGGCCCCCCGGGCATCGGGAAGACCACCCTCGCCATGGCCGCCGCGCGGGAGCGGGGGCAGGAGCTCTACATCTTCCAGTGCACGGCCGACACCCGGCCCGAGGACCTCCTCGTCACCCCCGTCCTCTCCGAGGGGGGGAAGATCGCCTACCACGCCTCCCCTCTCGTCACCGCCATGCTGCGGGGCGGGGTGTGCGTGCTGGACGAGGGGAACCGCATGAGCGAGAAGAGCTGGGCCTCCCTCGCGCCGCTCCTGGACCACCGGCGCTACGTCGAGTCCATCGTGGCGGGCATCACCGTGGGCGCCCGGGACGAGTTCCGCTGCTGCGTCACCATGAACGAGGACGCCTCGACCTACGAGGTGCCCGACTACATCCTCTCCCGCCTCCAGCCCACCCTCGAGGTGGAGTTCCCGCAGCGCGAGGACGAGCTGGCCATCCTCCAGTACCACTTGCCCTTCGCCCCGGCCGAGATGCTCGCGCTCACGGTGGACTTCCTCCAGGAGGCCCACGCCTTGGACCTCGACTACTCCCCCCGGGACGGCCTCCACATCCTCCAGTACGCCTTGAAGCGCATGGCCCAGGACCCCAAGCACCCCCTCGGGCAGGACGAGGCCTGGCGCGAGTCGCTGGTCAAGGTGCTGGGGGACGAGGCGCTCGACCTCCGCGGCCTCGCCCGCCGCCGCCGGCAGGCCCTCGGCGAGGAGCTGCCCCCCATGGACTTCGGGGACTACCTCTTCGGCGGGGAGAGCCCCCTGAACCCGGGCCGCGATCGCTGACCCCATGAGCCCCGGCGGTTCCAAGCGAGCCAGCGAAAGGGAGGACTTCCTCTCCCTCTCCCCGCGCATCCGCGTCATCCCGGTGGTGCACGCCTCGGGGGACTTCGCCCAGGAGGCCCGCGACCGCCTGCTCCGCCTGGAGCCGGACTGCCTCGCGGTGCCCCTCCCGCCCTCTTTTGAGGAATCTGTGGAGGCGGGGGTGGAGGCGCTTCCCCGCGTCTCCCTGGCCGCCGCCCGGGAGGAGGAGGGCGCCTGGTCCAGGGAGTGGGAGCGGGAGGACGAGGAGGAAGAGAGTGGGGAAGGGGAAGGGGAGGAGGACGCCCCCGATCTCCCCGCCTTCAACTACGTCCCCGTCGACCCCTGCCAGGCGGTGGTCGCGGCGCTCCGGACGGCGATGGGGGAGCGCATCCCCCGCGCCTGGGTGGACCTTGAGGTCGCGGCCTACGACCCGGAGTCCCACCTCCTGCCCGACCCCTACGCGCTCAAG
The Candidatus Tectomicrobia bacterium DNA segment above includes these coding regions:
- a CDS encoding AAA family ATPase; this translates as MHLDAKDAARAVEVQGVTLHLSQPTDPSQEWIGQREVLRQLQACWLVVAEEDLPLAPRIVGPPGIGKTTLAMAAARERGQELYIFQCTADTRPEDLLVTPVLSEGGKIAYHASPLVTAMLRGGVCVLDEGNRMSEKSWASLAPLLDHRRYVESIVAGITVGARDEFRCCVTMNEDASTYEVPDYILSRLQPTLEVEFPQREDELAILQYHLPFAPAEMLALTVDFLQEAHALDLDYSPRDGLHILQYALKRMAQDPKHPLGQDEAWRESLVKVLGDEALDLRGLARRRRQALGEELPPMDFGDYLFGGESPLNPGRDR
- a CDS encoding selenoprotein B glycine/betaine/sarcosine/D-proline reductase, which gives rise to MARFGDLSEAEIAHLQSLDMPVFAGRPWMTGPPLSQRRIAIVSTAGLHLPGEPTFAPGSGDYRIIPRTSPSGQLQMSHISSNFDRSGYQQDVNVVFPIDRLMELEGRGEVGSAADFHYSFMGATPPERMEASARELADLLKKDGVNGVILCPV
- a CDS encoding MFS transporter is translated as MSPAQVAYADLPPAYHRWKWRVLIAYFAFYSFNYLGRFNFSLVQPAVIEDMAVTQAETGWVNSGMFWGFALGGLAWGRIAERAGFRRVILLGALGTALLNVLASYAGTVAGLFALWAAAGFMSSAAWSPGLGLITQWWPRQERGRAIGAASAAAGTALLMVWMVAPWVASAWGWRAALRWPPLALALAGVLFYPAVRDRPSEAGFPEYAEPSEVSRAAEEASEAGGRGLGAYLLLLGNWRFQIACHVRGLDTLARYGMVSWVPVYYAQMGGFDLKGMALVTFAYPVGLMLGPLAGGFLSDRIFKGNRSPVIVAASLASASAIAGVALSPAHSAPLAAFFLITGGFAINLAPVPALAVDLAGRRLAGTAAGLLSFHGYAYAAAQAWIFGWLSLAPNGWLWVFLLMAATRLVSAAAIRRVRA
- a CDS encoding sigma-70 family RNA polymerase sigma factor gives rise to the protein MGEPAESQEAPLLSRLRAGDTQAFESLVRENQGPLYNLLARLTGDPDEALDLVQETFLRAFRGMASFRGESAVKTWLHRIAMNVFLNERRGPRRETVDVQTLEELSPGWWDRWSGRMPDPEQLAIRREESRRLGGIIARLPEEYRAVLLLRDREEYSAHEVAEMLEISESAVKSRLHRARMYVRKEFLKKAGK
- a CDS encoding sigma-70 family RNA polymerase sigma factor, with amino-acid sequence MLISDRRCFEEEALRHLDSVYRGALRLARDPVEADDLVQEVYLKALRFFHQFEPGSNCRAWLFRILRNTYINQYRHRSKLPPHEDLVDAEGALQEFGLESFHSAGKGPEAEVIRKLTFEQLDQALNRLPGKFRQILILSEVEGFSYKEIAKIEGCPLGTVMSRLWRARRMLQQCLAPLNQPLPKNSPKNSCALQAIQAK
- a CDS encoding MFS transporter → MTTPAASPLPGQQVDYGELPALYHRWKWRVLVAFCLFYVTNYLGRFNFSLVQAAVIEDLGITRADTGWINSWMFWGFALGDLVHGRLGEKIGFRNLILAGAVGTSVFNVLASFGDTIPSLAVPWALVGFVNASAWGPGLGIVAQWWPRRDRGKAIGWVGTSAGIALLVVWAVTPWVAAHWGWRAALRYPPLLLTVTGVLFYLSVRDKPAELGLPEYREADQVSRDAEASGGASENGLRAYLHLLGNWRFFIACHVKGLDNVVRYGIVSWAPVYYAQVGGFTLQEMGWLTFAYPLGYLFGPIAGGILSDRFFHSNRTPVIVISAAISAAATLGIALSPASSIPLAVILLMVGGFFVNMTPIQALAVDLAGRRLAGTAAGVLDAHGYIYGALQAWLFGWLSLAAPNGWMWVFLAMSATRIISAAAIWRVKA
- a CDS encoding zf-HC2 domain-containing protein, translated to MFRYLLRRMFGTPGRGRVLPCREVTPLLSQFLDKELGPEMTKKLRSHLEVCSACRKFMESLEKTSQILRWDPSTPIPEEAAREMMENLRAEYLHALKELDEKKHG
- a CDS encoding tyrosine--tRNA ligase — protein: MTFLQDLQARGLVHDFTDQPEFRQALEAGGMTLYCGFDPTSDSLHVGSLMPIAGLMRFQRAGHRPIALVGGATGMIGDPSGKSEERNLLGRAALERNVEGIRAQLGRFLDFGAGRAKLVNNADWLARMSLVDFLRDVGKHFTVAYMEAKESVKARVAGAGISYTEFSYMLLQACDFLHLHDAEGCALQIGGSDQWGNITAGIELIRRVRGKPAFGLTFPLITTSDGRKFGKTEAGNVWLDPARTSPYRFYQYWMQTADPDVGRFLKYFSFMSVEEIEEIEHVHLAAPEKREGQRRLAREMTSLAHGEEAARSAAKASMILFGGELEGIREGDLLAAAEEMPRTERGGALPLPLVDALVETQLSSSKGMARKDIQGGGVYVNNRRIGEEGAALSRNDLLFGKYVLLRKGKKNYHLVQFRQP
- a CDS encoding ATP-binding protein, translating into MSILDRLKTAAEDPEQKKPEAPAATAAPAPPAAPAPPAGSAPAAAPSLLKPREPQAAPPGKDGKEAPAGDYDPLSLGEPRSVEDLGIRPDFLMPHVLKTVAILDTFTVNEAAEQLCLPVKITNDLLEEWRNLKCMEVASAAGYASTTRRYVMTSEGRNRAREYMRLSGYMGAIPVPMTTYVKMVQKQTVLGVQVNIESLRKALSHLVVSDRLFKPLGPAVNSGRTIFLYGPPGNGKTAIAVALSSLLGGAIAIPKAIEVDGFVVRLYDPSVHRLDEGPQPEDKRWLRCKRPVVVVGGELTLQTMELQMDPHSGTYEAPPHVKSNNGIFILDDFGRQLVRPRDLLNRWIVPLENRVDFLTLHTGNKVQMPFDQLVIFSTNINPKDLLDEAFMRRLCHKLFIGPLDREGFRENFERSCKGKGIEFREDVYNDLIKEVYEARKRPFTACHPRDLLDHLIDLAKFEEKTPEMTKDLLLRACESYFVGFEEGDAAFATSAGVSDLLK